AAACATGTGCACTGCAGTTTTGTTGAGAGAGATTAAGTCAGGTGCACATTTGTTTCGGGTAATCTTTTCTTTTGTTGACATGAATTTTGTTTACTATAAACAGATTTGTCCGTAGGATTTGAGGCTGCAACTAGCAGATCTGAAAAGCATTTTTTTCTTGCTTCACTAGGAATCTTATGGGAAGTAGTGAAACTATGATTTGGCCCTGGAGGCGTCACCTAACAATTGTGCTTGCCAGGTTAGTTTCTGTTGTCAGGAAGATGACCTTAATGCATTGGTAAGATTTGAGGTTGCTCTCGTCCATAGGTACAGAAAAAGGGTACCAATATTTACATATTCTAGGCTTGCTGACGAATGTCACACTTTCTTAATCTTCCATATCACCAATATTTGAAATGTTTATTTGATGTGGATGCACCATAGAGTAGTGTTCTTCATTTGATGTTGCTTTTAATTTTCAATGTTCAGTGCAATACAACAGTATGGCTCTTGCTGAGAATTTCAATCTGAAGCTAACTGGTATTGATGTTGTGCAACATCGAACGTTCAAATCTTTAGAATCAGTGGACAAAGTAGTTTCTTGTACATACTAGATCGGACAATTCTTTTCTGTTGGAAGTATATTGTTGGATCTTAGATCAAGAGGAcggtattttttttgaaaaggagggcagtccccggcctctgcatcaaaacgAAGAGGACGGTATTGAACTGGTCTTTTATCTAATTTTCTTTTTAAGGAACCAATTTTTTTTAGCAAAGTTAGTACAATGGGCGAGAAATCAGCTAATTCGTTTTCTTGTTGCTAATAAAGAATGTTTTAGGACAATGTTTGTAGCTAGACTTTGTGCATAGATTTGTACTGTGGATGTGTAGAAGGAACCACATTGTTGGTACCTGAAGGCACACTCAATAAGATTATCTACCCTTTTATTATTTGGTTTGCGCCAAACTATCATACATTCCATTGCTTGGTTGGTCATGTAGGTGACAAGTGATGATCTACTTACTATAAGTCTACAAgtggatatattttcttttcaacTCTTGTCACCTTGGTATTATTTTTTTGTTCTTCAAGACTTGACATGGATGACATCTAGGGGCAAATGGAAGTTATGTTATCCATATAGACAAAATGAGATCTATCTTGAAATGCAGAAGGTTTGTGCATTATAGTTTTATTGGGTGATCGTGAGAACCAGCGCCGAGGAGATGTTGCGGGTCATCGAGGAGTACATCACGCCATATGTTCATGCTCGCTCGTCATCGTGGCAGTCGCCTGCTATCCTCGCTAGCTCCCGCTGCTGCTGAGGGGTACCACCGACGCTCATGTGATGGATCGCTTGCATGTCACCGGTGGGGAAAATTAGGGAAACTTAATAAAGTATAGTTTGATTATTTTAAATGTTGAGTTTACCTCACATACTCTGTGTATTTATATAGTACGCTTACAATATATtcatattatgtactccctctgtaagcaaataatataagatgttttaggtcACTACTTGTCCAAAGTGTGAGGTGAATTTTCACTTGAAGATGAGTGCATAGTatcaaaaaaacgtcttacattataagACGAAGGAAGTAGAAACGGAGGTAGTAGAAAAGAAGCGAGAGGATGTGACAAGGATAACATGTGCGATATGTTGTGGAGCAATACGGTGATAGAGGAGAGGACAATGGAAGTAATAATAGTTAAGACGTGATTTGCATATCCAAAAATTAAATTTAacaagacgtgcattgcacgtgcacaatTACTAGTCTCTATAAATTTTATTAGTCGTCAAACATTGATGAGGGAGGGCAATTTAATCCATTATCCATGGCTGGATTTTTCTTAGTTGTGATCTGAACTGGATCTCTGCAAAGTGTCTGTTTTGTCTGGCTGTGTTCTTGAGCAAGTTTCTCGATATGCTATCAGGATTTTCAGGCTCAGATGTTTTAAGAAGAAATGTTGAATTCTCTTTCGCCACGAAACTGCAAAAACACCGTACACTCTTTCACACCGTGAAGGAACATCTCAACCGATCTATAACTGGTGGAACAATGGCAACATTGCATAGTTGTACTGTCATGTAGTCTCCGAATATGTTGATCTCACGAGGTAATAAATTTTATAGCATTATACTTAGCATACTTAGAATGAAAAGTTAAATCATGCATGTGTTCAGAAACTAAGTTCAAAATCATGCTTGCGATTTCTTTAAAATCTAACCTGCGAGCGGATTTTGGCAATTGTTGGGAAATATTTGGTTATGCTTGATTATCGTCTTTCTTACGCCTTTGTTCATCACGGTAATATATGTTTTGTCGTAGTGCATAGACATTGCACTAAGTAATTCTTCATTCATTCGTCTATGAAATTGCTAAATGTTGCCCATAGCAACGCACGTGCATTTTCCTAGTTTGAAGTAGTATTCGAGTTTTTATCATGTATAATTCCCGCAGCAACGTACGGGGTGTCATCTGATGTAAAAGAAATGTTTCATACCATTAAAATAGGGCAATGCTAAACCTACGTACGGTCTGTACGGTCTGTTACGTGTTTTACGTAAACAGTGATGTGGAGAGAGATTATTGGATCTATAGGAGGGCACGGGCCCACCCCCGTTAGAATCAGGGGGCCGATAGGTTTAGTTGTATGGAAAATTACGCAGGCCTTCGTAGGCACTACGTAGGTGTAGGATTATCGATTAAAATATGTACGTGACATTGTATGGAAATATTCCagcattttaaaaaatatttgtgaCATTTAGAAAATATATTATAGAGAACGTATTTTTTCATTGGTTAACTTTTTATTACCATTAAAAATTGTACGGCATTTTAAAGAAACATTCACATGTTCCCGAAAAAAAAGAAATATTCATGTGTTTCCCATGTCTgtatattttttaaaatatttatgcaatgTAAAAACAATTcccatagttttgaaaaatatttaTTGCCAATGTACaacgtgtatttaaaaaatgttaccgTGTACTCAAAaagtgttcaaaacatgtattttaAATATATACATCATGTATGTGAAAAATGTCCAACATGAATCAGAAAAATGTTTCACATGTTCTCCAAAAATGTATACTATGTACTAAGAAAAGGTAAACATGTGTTAAAATAGACAAAAATCGacaaagaaacaaaaaggaaagtgaaaaccaggaaaacaagaaataaacaaagaaaatcaaagtataaaaaagaaagaaaaacaggaaaaaacaattagaaaacaaaagaaaccaaagtaaaaatgaagaaaaagaagaaaaaaagaaaatcggtgaaaaacaaataaaacaaaggaaaaataaaagaaaatgaaaaattaaaAAAGGGCAGGAGCTAACCTAAACAAACTCTCGGCACCACCAAATCGATGGATCGGTGTCTTAACATCGCCGCCTCATTTATCCCCAAAGTGGTGACATCTCCCCCCATCTCTCAGCTTACCTCTGCCCCCGCCTTGCTAGGGCCTTTCCGAACTCCCTCGACAAGATGGTACGCTCATGGAGGAATCTGGACCGTGTTTGCTGGTGTGTTTTTCTACCTGAAGATTTTTGGCTCTATATTTCCACAAATGTTGGGATTTAGATGTTTGAAATCTTATTAGGACTAGTCTCATTTATTTATAATTTCAAGACCGTAAAACCGAGTCTAAAGCGAGCCCTCTTAGCGATTTGCGTTTTTATCCGTCCATTTTCACGATTTGAACGTTTTTGGCCGTTTGATctgcttttttcttcttcttgagaaTGGCCGTTTGAGAAAAATAAAGGCCGTTTGATCTGCTGTGTACAACCATCTGTCTCGATTCTGTTAAATAGTGGCCCAACTGGGGGAAACGGAGGCCGGTGGTAAACTGGGCCTTGTTCCCCGCCAAGCCAGCCCATTTAAATATTCGTAAGAAAAAAAATCGTGAAAGGGGATCCACAGCGCAAACGGCGACTGCGAGCACACGACTCCACCACCTCCGCCGGCGAGGGTTAGGGCCTGTGGTCGCCGCCAAGTGGACTCCCGTGCGGCGGCGATGACGAGGAGGTAAGGCAGCCCACTTCCATGAAATTGAAATCTCCCAATACAGATGGAGATCCATGCCCTTTTTCTGTATGTGCTTTTTGGTTCTTATAGGAGAATTTTAACTCGCGAAGTCACTAAATTAAATCTGAACGGAGTAATCAAGCGTCCTTCAGCGCGTTGCCGTCTTCATCCGTTGGCTTGGATGTCCAGCGATGGATTATTTTATCAATCTATCTTATCTGACGCTGCTTCCACTGGCAAATCGAGACGGCAATCGTGATTCTGCCCATGTGTGATTGTTGCCCTTCGTTGTTCTTGACAATAACAAGATGCAAGGACCACAAACCCGTCAAATTTAGCTATAGCTGGTCATGCATTCGCAATTCATCCCTGACCCGATTACATGTTTTTCTATAGGCTTCAGGTCCTTGAAAGTAACAGACCTCTCATGGCTAAGCCTACACCTGTACAGATGACAGGGCACCTTTAATTCGTCATATTGCTAGAAGTGATTGGATGTGCACATAGAGCGCGGTGCTCTGCTTTCAAATAGTGCAGCATGTCAAAAAATAATTGACGTTTAACCACAACAAGATTAGCCTATATACTTGAATTGGTTCTCTGTCTGGTTACTGATGCCTTTATTGACAACCTAGCATTCCCCACTCATCAAGGCAGGTTCTCTATCTGGTTCTTCATGGCTTGATGTGGCTGCTAGGTCTAGTAAAATGTACCGTCTCTTCTTATGTATACACCTTCAGAATATAAGATGATATCACACATACTGTGATGAACAGAAGAAGATAATGTCCTGTCATTTCTATTTCAATGGTTGTTGTGTGCCTTCCCTAGGTATAAAAGGTCATATGCTTAATAATGTTGGGGCTTAATTTAAATCAGCTCATCTTGGCAATTGTTTCACTTATTTCTACCATAGTTTGTCCAAATTTAAATCTTCCCTTTCTTGAGTTATTAGAAGGTTTCAATTGACTTCAAAAAAGTTGTGTGCTTTTGCAAAAAGGGAaagttctttctttttttctcaGAGAAATTCTGTACGGTTTGTCTACCCTTGACTTGATCTTGCTACTATCATACTATTTCATTGACAATTAGGTTTTAGAATCAGATGGATGATACTAATATTCCACCGCAAGAATTCCTCGAGGATTAGACGTTCACATTCTTAAAGAGTTGATTTTTGTTCCACTTTGACAACTTAAATGTAAGAAAAAATAAGCCCCACCATGTTATGTAGATCAGGAAATGATAGTTCAaatatttgaagttttattgaatttatcCATTATCCAATTTACAAAATATTTATGTAGTTTCCTCGAGATGGACCGGCGCCGCAACACGTGCTTCTTACGCCAGTTCATGTAAATTTACATTTTCTGCCATATTACCACATTACTTCGCTTACAAACCAATTAAAATTCAACTCTTCAAATACCAATGAACGTATCGGGTAGATTTCAAGGATTTAGAAGTTATTGCATGCCATGGTTGGAAGCCAAACTTTGTCACATGCCTTAGTTAAGTCTGTCCAAGTTACGAAAGTTTTCATTTTTGGGCACGGGTTTGATGGTTTCACCTTCCAAGCTCTTTTAGCTATTTTCAGTGCCCTATCAGTTGTTTCAAATTTAACTTTCATATTTTGTATCTTTGTATATTTACAATAAAAATGAAGGATTGGTGTTGATATTTGTTTTTAGTAGCGGCGACTTAAAATTTCTTATGCGCTAGAGTTAGATTCGGTAACTGTATTTGGATTTCTATCCTGCATATTTTGTAGCatgtatgtactccctccgatccataacaAGTGTCGCAGCTTTGAACTAACGTTGAGCaaaccttagttcaaaactgcgacacttgtTTCAGATTGGAGTATCTTTTTTGACTCGCATTCTAAGTTTGCTCTTTGGTGATAGATCTACTTATGGACCCTTCTTGATGGCAAGGAACATTACATTACATGGCCAAACGAATTGGAGTAAGTCGACTCAGACCAGCCACCTCCCTTGTGGTAATGCTTTTTTCTGCACCCTCGGCGAGCAATTTGCAGCCACCAAAGGGAAGAATAGAGGGAAAATGAGGAAGGAAACCAAGAAGGTCAATGTAAGATCGGCCTTCATCATTGATAATAGCACCCATCGCGATGAGTCTATATACAGAAACTCTTTTCTCCAAAAAATATGTAGTGTTACAAACCGTAATGAGAGTAAGTGATGCGAATCCCTCTCATGTATTGCTCCTTTTAATTTGGGATATTTTATAAGTCGTATGATTTATCGATTTAAAGTTTGAGGCTGAATGTACATGATTTTGTTTTGAAATATGCAATGTAAAATTTTGATTGCTCTAGTGAAACTGGTTAGCACAAAGTAGATCTACATGTAGGATATTCTATCTTCTATTCAAAATAGCTAATCCCTCCAATCTATATTacttgtctagatacggatgtatctaacactaataatatggatcagagggaatAGTTAGAAATTTTGTGATAAATAATACTCACTCGGACCCAAAATAAGTATGAAACTCGCAGATTTGCGATAATTGATAGATTTTGAATGTTCTATTAAGTATCATTAAGCTTAACTTGTTCTTTTTACATTTTGTCATGCACGGAATGAAACTTCTAGCATGTGTTCTTGTAGCTTGGATTTTGATTAATCTATTCTTATAGCTTGGCTCCTGAaagttttacttttttttctttcaaaaaagtTTTACTTTTTCCATATATTATTCTTTTATGAGCCTCACTTATTTGATTAGTGTAGTTATGTAGTTATCTTTTATACGAAAATTTCTATTAGACAGTTGTTTCTAACTTAACACTAATGTCTACCTATAAATCATAGTTGTGCTATTTATGGTAAGTATCCATCTAATATATACTTTTATGAAGCACAACTAGAGCCAATGATGTTATTGGATCCCACTGATTGTTTTCCTGACCGAGAAAGATGTGTTGTGCATTCTGTACGCTACATGATGCAAATATTTTCATTAAAGTTGGCTAAAGTTCCTGTGAACACAAGCTCGGTACAACTATATGGATGTATAGCTGCGCGAGATTGTCTGGATTCATTGCTAAATTATATTGTCAATCGTAGCAGGGACGATCCCATTACAGTGCATCAGGTGAACATCTTTCACATCTCTACTTACCCGCAGTCATTTTTAATAGTTCATTGATTTCATAGTTTAAGGTTAATTTCATCACATGCATAGAGTAGATGGATCGAACTATAAACCTTTTTTATGGCATGCTACAACCACTTAGGTCCGCTCGGAACTCCTTTGGCTTTGTGCTCCGCAAACTCCGTGCACTGAGCCAGGCCGAATCCGGCAGCTCAGGGAAGTGGAGCACTCTTCTAATGCAAAATGGTGAAGCGGCCAAAAGCCAGGTTCCAAAACATTTAGTAATACATAAATATGTACCTATTTACGTTTGGTGTTATGGATGAATATTTGCTTCCATGTGGTTAAATCTAGTAACTATGATATCAAATGGAGAATAATACTGTGTAATGGCAGTTACTCAGAAAAGATATTGCCGGTTAAataggtgtgaaattgagtggtcTACTAGGGACTAATAGGTATTTTATGAAAGTCAAACGCAATAATTTTGGACCATTCATATTCTTTTTGTTTCCTTGAATGCGTCTATGGGTGCTTATCACAAATGTTTTGAACACAACAAATACCTTAGCCCTTGAACTACAAAATCTTTTTTGCCTGGTTGTAACTTTAAGTGAAATGTTATCATCTTCACTCATATAAACATTTGAGATGTGGTGAAGATGGTTCCAGTTTGAATATCTTATCTGTATGGTGTCTTGCGTGGGAATACATGTGCCTTGGAGGGGATGTTATAGAACGATGGTGTTCTCCTTGCATATATTAGGCTAGTTTATGGATGATTATCTTTTGCATGCTTTATCAAACATTATAAGTTTCATGTGCAACCGACTTATGTTTGTAGGTGGGTTGAGAATCTATGCCACATCACTTAAATGCGATCCTTTGTCAATTGGCTAGAAAGAAGAATATACTCTTTAGGCAACTCTTTACTTTTACTATGAGCCACTATATAGCAATTTAATAATAGTTCTGCAGGGCTCTCTCATTGAGATGACTGGCCCTAAGAGGGGAATCACAATGACCTCTcctgttctagttgagtttgacaTGAGGATCAGGAAAGGAGAGCAAGAAGAAGATGATCTACAATTAATTGACGGTGCAATAGACTGCGAACTAACCACACCTTCCCGTCCATCCACTAACCGCATTAATGGCGATTGTGGAGCAGTTGACATCACTTTGGCCCGCGTTCCCGGTGCGGTGGAGGCCACTATAGATGTTATTATATCAAAAGTGCAGAGCGGATTCAGTTTATCTCTGAGCTCGTTTGTGTTTGCCGGTGGGTCACATGAGGGAATCGAACTCTTTTGTGGTACTATCGGTGAGTCATGTGGCTTAACAAGAAGATATGTGATTGCTGTACAGATGGGTAGTTGGATGCATTTGAAGTTCAATGTAGGTCAGAAAGGCTCTGAATATGATGATCTGGAACGCTATTGCCGCTTCAAAGCAGACATCCATGGGTGTGACTGTCGACAAATAATACTTGAGCATGCATCAATCTCGCTGAAGGTGACTTGGTTGATTGTGCGATAAAGTCGTTGTGTTTTGTATTCAGACTTTACTGGAATTATTTGGTCTTGCACTGGATGGATACATAATCTCCTGCCGGCATGCTCCACCTGCGCGCTCTTGCGGCGCGGCTATCTCCAGTTCGTCCCAGATGAGAAGGGAAGCAGATAATGTTGCATGGCTCATTCCTCGTTCATAGTACTGTAATTGTGAATTTACATTTGCTTGAAGCGTCAGAAGCTTCATATAGTCGAGGATAGCACAGCTGCTCTGCGAAACATCACGTACAAGACCAATTGTCCTGCCCCTGTTTTTTAGACACCTCTGTGCGAACCTGCAGAGGATGATTATCAG
The sequence above is drawn from the Triticum aestivum cultivar Chinese Spring chromosome 7A, IWGSC CS RefSeq v2.1, whole genome shotgun sequence genome and encodes:
- the LOC123154165 gene encoding uncharacterized protein isoform X1 translates to MMLLDPTDCFPDRERCVVHSVRYMMQIFSLKLAKVPVNTSSVQLYGCIAARDCLDSLLNYIVNRSRDDPITVHQGSLIEMTGPKRGITMTSPVLVEFDMRIRKGEQEEDDLQLIDGAIDCELTTPSRPSTNRINGDCGAVDITLARVPGAVEATIDVIISKVQSGFSLSLSSFVFAGGSHEGIELFCGTIGESCGLTRRYVIAVQMGSWMHLKFNVGQKGSEYDDLERYCRFKADIHGCDCRQIILEHASISLKVTWLIVR
- the LOC123154165 gene encoding uncharacterized protein isoform X2 is translated as MDRTINLFYGMLQPLRSARNSFGFVLRKLRALSQAESGSSGKWSTLLMQNGEAAKSQGSLIEMTGPKRGITMTSPVLVEFDMRIRKGEQEEDDLQLIDGAIDCELTTPSRPSTNRINGDCGAVDITLARVPGAVEATIDVIISKVQSGFSLSLSSFVFAGGSHEGIELFCGTIGESCGLTRRYVIAVQMGSWMHLKFNVGQKGSEYDDLERYCRFKADIHGCDCRQIILEHASISLKVTWLIVR